Genomic DNA from Methanobrevibacter millerae:
TTATTAACATTATCGTTTTTGTGTTTATTTATAATATTTTTTAGTCTTTCTTTACCGTAAAATTCTTCATAATTGGCATTGGCTTCTGTCACACCATCAGTATATAAAAATATTGTATCTTCTTTTTTAAATGGTATAGTGTGTGTTTTATAATCCACATCTTCCATAGCAGCTAATACTAATCCCGGTTTAATATTCATATATTCAAAATCATTATTGTTTAATTTAATTAATGGTGAATTATGGCCCGCATTAACAAATGACAATTCGTTGCTTTTTATATTAATTTTTCCAAGCCAACAGGTAACAAAATGATCCTCCACATTCTCTTCATAGAGATCATTATTTGTTTTATAAAATGCTTTTGATAAATCATTGTACTGCTTTGTATAATCCTGAATTAATGTCATTGTTTTAACCATTATTAATGCAGCTGATATTCCTTTTCCGCTGACATCTCCAATTACAAATCCGATATTGTCTTCATCTATTTGGAAATAATCGTAAAAGTCTCCTCCTACCTGACGGGCAGCTTTCATTATTCCCCAAAGTTCAAACTTGTCTCTGTTTTCACTAAATTTATCATGGAATTGTTTAAAATCTTTTGGAATCATTGAATTTTGAATATCGCTGGCCAATTTCAGTTCAGTTTCATATCTTTCTTTTTCAGAGGTTACTTTCTTCAAGTTTTGTGCATGTTTTACTACATCATATTCCATATCTCGCAATGAATCAATCAGTATTTTTATTTCGTTATTTACCTTGATTTGTTCCAATTTTTTTCCATGTTTTGAATGGTCTTCAATTGTTGTAATACCTTCAGTTATGATTTCAGATACCTTATTCAATGGTTCTGTTACATTTTTTTCCAAATAATATAAGTAAAACACTAATGGAATTGATATTATTATAAATAAATACATGGTGGTTCTGGTGATATTTAAATAGTTTTCACTGTATCCCAAACCCAAAATGTAATCCATAATTACTGTAATAAATGAGATAATCAAGATTAGCAATACTATGGAAATATTTACTTTTGAAAATACGTTTGGTACAGTATTGTATTTAATTTTGGAAATATCGCCATCATATGGCTTTAATAAATAGATTATAAGAAATATCGTGATAACTAACATCAATATATCATAATTGGAATCTAGGAAAAATGTTTTAAGTAATCCTATAGTGATGAACAGTATTAAAAAAATATAATATG
This window encodes:
- a CDS encoding PP2C family protein-serine/threonine phosphatase → MYIPKIQFKQILPKKTYYIFLILFITIGLLKTFFLDSNYDILMLVITIFLIIYLLKPYDGDISKIKYNTVPNVFSKVNISIVLLILIISFITVIMDYILGLGYSENYLNITRTTMYLFIIISIPLVFYLYYLEKNVTEPLNKVSEIITEGITTIEDHSKHGKKLEQIKVNNEIKILIDSLRDMEYDVVKHAQNLKKVTSEKERYETELKLASDIQNSMIPKDFKQFHDKFSENRDKFELWGIMKAARQVGGDFYDYFQIDEDNIGFVIGDVSGKGISAALIMVKTMTLIQDYTKQYNDLSKAFYKTNNDLYEENVEDHFVTCWLGKINIKSNELSFVNAGHNSPLIKLNNNDFEYMNIKPGLVLAAMEDVDYKTHTIPFKKEDTIFLYTDGVTEANANYEEFYGKERLKNIINKHKNDNVNNIIESIEEDVEEFCNYEEQFDDTTMFILRAK